One region of Jeotgalibacillus aurantiacus genomic DNA includes:
- a CDS encoding DUF3231 family protein, giving the protein MGILSGSPKDEPMHYGEVYGVWTALLTANGNVAAYQTMRNHAGDRDLQELLEEAIKLGERESRQLEELLIENQIQVPPAPPARAKANLDQIPAGARFQDPEIAASLTMSTGAGITAASQMITQCVREDIGLLFEQFHTQKVAFAAKNLRNSKEKGWLIPPPLYQVREVEYQR; this is encoded by the coding sequence ATGGGAATTTTGAGCGGATCACCAAAGGATGAACCAATGCACTACGGGGAAGTTTATGGCGTCTGGACTGCGTTATTGACGGCAAACGGCAATGTCGCTGCTTATCAAACCATGCGTAATCACGCAGGAGACCGGGATCTTCAGGAACTTCTGGAGGAAGCGATCAAATTAGGCGAACGGGAAAGCCGCCAGCTTGAGGAGCTGCTTATTGAGAACCAGATTCAGGTTCCTCCTGCACCGCCTGCCCGGGCAAAGGCGAACCTCGATCAGATTCCGGCTGGCGCACGTTTTCAGGACCCTGAAATTGCTGCATCTCTCACAATGAGCACAGGAGCCGGCATTACGGCTGCCAGCCAAATGATCACCCAGTGTGTACGTGAGGACATCGGACTGTTGTTCGAACAGTTCCACACACAAAAAGTAGCATTTGCAGCGAAAAACCTGCGAAACAGCAAAGAAAAAGGCTGGCTGATCCCCCCTCCACTTTATCAGGTAAGAGAAGTGGAATATCAGCGCTAA